The following proteins are co-located in the Bosea sp. AS-1 genome:
- a CDS encoding DUF1489 family protein, with protein sequence MALHLLKLCVGAESIMDLEEWIEERMDQRRARGEAIEQLHTTRMVPKKIEDILDGGSLYWVIKGQIAARQRLTDIRPFTDAEGIGRCHLVMEPVVVPVEPRPFRPFQGWRYLQVKDAPRDLAEHGGDLGEMPEAMRRELAGLGLL encoded by the coding sequence ATGGCCCTTCACTTGCTCAAGCTCTGCGTCGGCGCGGAATCGATTATGGACCTCGAGGAGTGGATCGAGGAGCGCATGGACCAGCGCCGGGCGCGCGGCGAGGCGATCGAGCAACTCCACACCACGCGCATGGTGCCGAAGAAGATCGAGGACATCCTCGACGGCGGCTCGCTCTACTGGGTGATCAAGGGGCAGATCGCGGCGCGGCAACGGCTGACCGATATCCGGCCTTTCACCGATGCGGAGGGCATCGGCCGCTGCCACTTGGTCATGGAACCGGTGGTGGTGCCGGTGGAGCCGCGCCCGTTCCGGCCGTTCCAGGGCTGGCGCTACCTGCAGGTCAAGGACGCGCCGCGCGACCTCGCCGAGCATGGCGGCGATCTCGGCGAGATGCCGGAGGCGATGCGGCGGGAGCTGGCGGGGTTGGGCCTGCTGTAG
- a CDS encoding VOC family protein, whose protein sequence is MTVKRIVATMLTAEPGLAKPFYGSIFDMHPVMYHGWIQICAADGDPTGPQLGFASEGGSGTPVPDLSIEVDDLDAVLARVAAAGLPIEYGPVDEPWGVRRFFLRDPFERLVNVLAHAR, encoded by the coding sequence ATGACGGTGAAGCGTATCGTGGCGACCATGCTAACCGCCGAACCGGGTCTCGCGAAGCCCTTCTACGGCAGCATTTTCGACATGCACCCCGTCATGTATCATGGCTGGATCCAGATCTGCGCGGCGGATGGCGATCCGACGGGGCCACAGCTCGGCTTCGCCAGCGAAGGCGGTTCCGGCACGCCGGTGCCGGACCTGTCGATCGAAGTCGATGATCTCGACGCTGTGCTGGCGAGGGTCGCGGCCGCAGGACTGCCGATCGAATACGGCCCGGTCGATGAGCCCTGGGGCGTACGGCGCTTCTTCCTGCGCGATCCGTTCGAGCGGCTGGTCAACGTACTCGCTCACGCCCGCTGA
- a CDS encoding MarR family transcriptional regulator codes for MSDRDDDMLLRQLGHAVRRMGAQSVLSSAAMAKHFGLHPTDLEVLDLIFLRETVTAGELATATGLTSGSVTALVDRLAARGYVIRRRDEADRRRMLISVVRAATAPIEAAYEPRRIAMRALWSSFDDTTLRLVTDFLTRSTDLLVQCTEEIVAADIGKVGGAAKPS; via the coding sequence ATGTCCGATCGCGACGACGACATGCTGTTGCGTCAGCTCGGCCACGCCGTGAGGCGGATGGGAGCGCAGAGCGTGCTCAGCAGCGCCGCAATGGCCAAGCATTTCGGCCTGCACCCAACCGATCTGGAAGTGCTCGATCTCATTTTCCTGCGTGAGACCGTCACGGCCGGCGAACTCGCCACGGCCACCGGCCTGACTTCGGGCTCCGTGACGGCCCTCGTCGACAGGCTGGCCGCCCGCGGATACGTCATCCGCCGCCGCGACGAGGCCGATCGCAGGAGGATGCTGATCAGCGTGGTGCGGGCTGCGACGGCGCCGATCGAGGCAGCCTACGAACCGCGCCGCATCGCCATGCGTGCGCTTTGGTCGAGCTTCGACGACACGACGCTCCGGCTGGTCACCGATTTCCTGACGCGCAGCACCGACCTGCTGGTGCAATGTACCGAGGAGATTGTCGCGGCCGATATCGGCAAGGTCGGCGGAGCGGCCAAGCCGAGCTAG
- a CDS encoding aminoglycoside phosphotransferase family protein, with protein MVRKVFEPWLARWGLVADGLPIRTHASHLLPVLRDGAPAMLKLPEVEDERRGYLPLEYWNGNGAARLLARGEDGEAMLIERATGQRSLAAMARSGAEGDDEATAILCDAVTALQKLRGPAPAGLIPLDIWFKDLFPAAATHGGLLARAAAEANALLPAQKEILPLHADLHHDNVLDFEDRGWLAIDPKSVIGDRAFEYTILFCDPDLADPEPPVAVAPGVFERRLEIVLAKSGLERRRLLRWIIAWCGLSASWFLAEDDPLAEINLAVLEKAAAALGDHAARD; from the coding sequence GTGGTCCGGAAGGTTTTCGAACCCTGGCTCGCCCGCTGGGGTCTCGTCGCAGACGGCCTGCCGATCAGGACCCATGCCAGCCATCTGCTGCCCGTTCTGCGCGACGGCGCACCCGCGATGCTCAAGCTGCCGGAGGTCGAGGACGAGCGACGCGGCTACCTGCCTTTGGAATACTGGAACGGCAACGGCGCCGCGCGCCTGCTCGCCCGTGGAGAGGACGGCGAGGCGATGCTGATCGAGCGCGCCACCGGCCAGCGCTCGCTCGCGGCCATGGCCCGCAGCGGTGCCGAGGGGGACGACGAAGCCACCGCCATCCTATGTGACGCCGTCACGGCCCTACAGAAGCTGCGTGGCCCGGCGCCCGCCGGGCTGATCCCGCTCGACATCTGGTTCAAGGACCTCTTCCCAGCAGCGGCCACCCATGGCGGCCTCCTTGCCCGCGCCGCAGCGGAGGCGAATGCGCTCCTACCGGCCCAGAAGGAGATCCTGCCGCTCCATGCCGATCTACATCACGACAACGTCCTCGATTTCGAAGATCGCGGCTGGCTCGCCATCGATCCGAAATCCGTGATCGGCGACCGCGCCTTCGAATACACGATCCTGTTCTGCGATCCCGATCTCGCCGATCCGGAGCCGCCGGTCGCGGTTGCGCCCGGCGTCTTCGAGCGGCGCCTGGAGATCGTGCTGGCGAAATCGGGACTGGAGCGCCGCCGCTTGCTGCGCTGGATCATCGCCTGGTGCGGCCTTTCGGCCAGTTGGTTCCTCGCGGAGGATGACCCGCTGGCGGAGATCAACCTCGCCGTTCTCGAGAAGGCCGCCGCGGCGCTCGGCGACCACGCTGCTCGCGATTGA
- a CDS encoding acetyl/propionyl/methylcrotonyl-CoA carboxylase subunit alpha: protein MTIAAKLPSILIANRGEIACRVIRTAKRLGLRTIAVYSDADAEALFVQMADEAYHIGPAPARESYLDADKILAVAKEAGAACIHPGYGFLSENPEFADACAAAGIVFVGPPASAIRAMGLKDAAKALVETAGVPVVPGYHGAEQGADFLRGEARRIGYPVLIKAVAGGGGKGMKKVDRPEDFDDALTSAQREAQNAFGDARVLIEKYVLSPRHVEIQVFGDSHGNVVHLYERDCSLQRRHQKVIEEAPAPGMTDAVRAAMGKAATEAAKAVGYVGAGTVEFIADGRDGLRADRFYFMEMNTRLQVEHPVTEAITGLDLVELQLKVAAGELLGFTQADVKAKGHAVEARLYAEDPEKGFLPSTGKLWALSFPHGEGVRIDTGVEAGDTVTPFYDPMIAKVIAHGATRDEALDRLGAALGETIVAGPRTNLAFLKKLTEAEGFRKGPFDTGFIDRNIQALGAEPQPLDAAAVAAAALQLEEERQEIGMVEAAGRAEGEARSPWLDADAFSLMPRQPLGLPLLVDGERVEARIEWDGEDARVSLPGHEIGEGEHEVSLAEGEGGVWYALHRGRQTAVSLFDPFSVDLDAAAGSGGVVKAPMHGKLVALFVAPGEAVTKGQRLAIVEAMKMEHVLTAPRDGTVSEVVGEPGAQVAEGAKVVVLGE, encoded by the coding sequence GAGAGCTATCTCGACGCCGACAAGATCCTTGCAGTCGCGAAGGAGGCCGGCGCCGCCTGCATTCACCCGGGTTATGGCTTCCTCTCGGAAAATCCCGAATTCGCTGATGCCTGCGCTGCGGCGGGCATCGTCTTCGTCGGGCCGCCGGCCTCCGCCATCCGGGCAATGGGGCTGAAGGACGCTGCCAAGGCGCTGGTGGAGACGGCGGGCGTACCAGTGGTGCCGGGCTATCACGGCGCCGAGCAAGGCGCCGATTTCCTTCGCGGTGAAGCTCGGCGCATCGGCTACCCTGTGTTGATCAAGGCGGTCGCGGGCGGCGGCGGCAAGGGTATGAAGAAGGTCGATCGGCCCGAGGATTTCGATGATGCGCTGACCAGCGCCCAGCGCGAAGCACAGAACGCCTTCGGCGATGCTCGCGTGCTGATCGAGAAATACGTGCTCTCGCCGCGCCATGTCGAAATCCAGGTGTTCGGCGACAGCCACGGCAATGTCGTGCATCTCTATGAGCGCGATTGCTCGCTGCAGCGGCGCCATCAGAAGGTGATCGAGGAAGCGCCGGCGCCCGGGATGACGGACGCGGTGCGCGCCGCCATGGGCAAGGCCGCGACGGAGGCGGCGAAGGCAGTCGGTTATGTCGGGGCCGGCACGGTCGAGTTCATCGCGGACGGGCGTGACGGTCTCAGGGCCGACCGCTTCTATTTCATGGAGATGAATACGCGGCTTCAGGTCGAGCATCCGGTGACGGAAGCGATCACGGGGCTCGATCTCGTCGAATTGCAGTTGAAGGTCGCCGCCGGCGAACTGCTCGGCTTCACGCAAGCCGACGTCAAGGCGAAGGGGCACGCCGTCGAGGCGCGGCTCTATGCGGAGGATCCGGAAAAGGGCTTCCTGCCTTCGACCGGCAAGCTCTGGGCATTGAGCTTCCCGCACGGCGAGGGCGTCCGCATCGATACCGGCGTCGAGGCCGGCGATACGGTGACACCCTTCTATGACCCGATGATCGCGAAAGTGATCGCCCACGGCGCAACCCGCGACGAGGCGCTCGACCGGCTCGGCGCAGCGCTAGGCGAGACGATCGTCGCAGGTCCGCGCACCAATCTCGCCTTCCTCAAGAAGCTGACCGAGGCAGAAGGCTTCCGGAAGGGGCCGTTCGACACCGGTTTCATCGACCGCAACATCCAGGCGCTCGGCGCCGAGCCGCAGCCGCTCGATGCGGCGGCGGTCGCGGCCGCCGCCCTGCAGCTCGAGGAGGAGCGGCAGGAGATCGGGATGGTCGAGGCCGCAGGCCGCGCGGAAGGCGAGGCGCGCTCGCCCTGGCTCGATGCCGATGCCTTCTCGCTAATGCCGCGCCAGCCGCTCGGCCTGCCGCTGCTGGTCGATGGCGAGCGGGTCGAGGCCAGGATCGAATGGGACGGCGAGGATGCACGCGTCAGCCTGCCCGGCCACGAGATCGGCGAGGGCGAACATGAGGTTTCGCTGGCGGAAGGCGAGGGCGGCGTCTGGTATGCGCTGCATCGCGGTCGGCAGACCGCTGTGTCGCTATTCGATCCGTTCAGCGTCGACCTCGACGCCGCGGCGGGCTCCGGCGGCGTGGTCAAGGCACCGATGCATGGCAAGCTCGTCGCGCTCTTCGTGGCGCCGGGCGAGGCTGTGACCAAGGGCCAGCGTCTCGCCATTGTCGAGGCGATGAAGATGGAGCATGTGCTGACCGCCCCACGCGACGGCACGGTCAGCGAAGTCGTCGGCGAGCCCGGCGCGCAGGTGGCGGAAGGCGCGAAGGTGGTCGTGCTGGGGGAATGA
- a CDS encoding SDR family oxidoreductase — MRGLAGKVILVTGSSTGIGYAMAERLIAEGAKVLIHGRDKAEVDAAVANLGEATRGTTGDLAHPETAQAIVDATVAAFGRIDGLVNNAGIYPRGILGETTAAFFDHMFAINTRAPLLCAEAAIGAFRKQKSPGAIVTVGSINAYCGLSNLTVYSMSKGALMTMTRNLANTLGPEHIRANQLNVGWTWTANEDATQQREGQPPGWQNHVPLRHAPTGRIMQPAEIAAHTAFWLSDDSAPVSGQIYEAEQFPIIGRG; from the coding sequence ATGCGCGGACTTGCAGGCAAGGTCATCCTCGTCACCGGCTCCTCCACCGGCATCGGCTATGCGATGGCGGAACGGCTGATCGCCGAGGGCGCGAAGGTGCTCATCCACGGCCGCGACAAGGCCGAGGTCGATGCCGCCGTCGCCAACCTGGGCGAGGCCACGCGCGGCACCACCGGCGACCTCGCCCATCCCGAGACCGCACAGGCCATCGTCGATGCCACGGTCGCCGCCTTTGGTCGCATCGATGGCCTCGTCAACAACGCCGGCATCTACCCGCGCGGCATTCTCGGCGAGACCACCGCCGCCTTCTTCGACCATATGTTCGCGATCAACACCCGCGCGCCGCTGCTCTGCGCCGAAGCGGCGATCGGCGCCTTCCGCAAGCAGAAATCGCCCGGCGCCATCGTCACCGTCGGCTCGATCAACGCCTATTGCGGCCTTTCGAACCTGACCGTCTACTCGATGTCGAAGGGCGCGCTGATGACGATGACGCGTAACCTCGCCAACACGCTCGGCCCCGAGCATATCCGCGCCAACCAGCTCAACGTCGGCTGGACCTGGACCGCCAACGAGGATGCCACCCAGCAGCGCGAAGGCCAGCCGCCCGGCTGGCAGAACCACGTGCCGCTGCGCCACGCTCCGACCGGGCGGATCATGCAACCGGCAGAGATCGCGGCCCACACCGCTTTCTGGCTCTCGGACGACAGCGCGCCGGTTTCCGGCCAGATCTACGAGGCCGAGCAGTTCCCGATCATCGGCCGCGGATGA
- the panC gene encoding pantoate--beta-alanine ligase has translation MAGITIFETVAAMREAVAGWHAAGEEVALVPTMGALHEGHIALVTEGQRHARRVIVSIFVNPTQFAPHEDFKKYPRTFDDDCAKLVAAGADAVFFPSVEEMYPAGFATRVLLLGPAAVSLEDRFRPTHFEGVATVCCKLFTQSRADYAIFGEKDYQQLKVVTRMAADLDLGIRIVPLPTIREADGLAMSSRNRYLSAEHRALAPILHRVMQDLAARIRNEDPLFQAVADAQNEIIIAGFELDYLEARHAETLAPVTALTDGPIRLLLAARIGSTRLIDNIAV, from the coding sequence GGTCGCGGCCATGCGTGAAGCCGTCGCCGGCTGGCATGCGGCTGGCGAGGAGGTGGCGCTGGTTCCGACCATGGGCGCCTTGCACGAAGGCCATATCGCGCTCGTGACGGAGGGTCAGCGCCATGCACGGCGCGTCATCGTCTCGATTTTCGTCAACCCGACCCAGTTCGCCCCTCACGAGGACTTCAAGAAATATCCCCGCACCTTCGACGACGATTGCGCCAAGCTCGTCGCCGCGGGAGCGGACGCGGTCTTCTTTCCCTCGGTCGAGGAGATGTATCCGGCCGGCTTCGCCACCCGCGTGCTGTTGCTCGGCCCCGCCGCCGTCAGCCTGGAAGACCGCTTCCGCCCGACGCATTTCGAAGGTGTCGCAACGGTTTGCTGCAAGCTGTTCACGCAGTCGCGCGCCGACTATGCCATCTTCGGCGAGAAGGACTACCAGCAGCTCAAGGTCGTCACCCGCATGGCGGCGGACCTCGACCTCGGCATCCGCATCGTCCCGCTGCCGACAATCCGGGAGGCGGATGGCCTCGCCATGTCCTCTCGCAACCGCTACCTCTCGGCCGAGCATCGCGCGCTGGCGCCGATCCTCCACCGCGTCATGCAGGATCTCGCAGCGCGCATCCGCAACGAGGATCCCCTCTTCCAGGCGGTTGCCGATGCCCAGAACGAGATCATCATCGCCGGCTTCGAGCTCGATTATCTCGAAGCGCGCCACGCCGAGACGCTTGCCCCGGTCACCGCATTGACCGATGGACCGATCCGCCTGCTGCTCGCGGCGCGCATCGGCAGCACCCGGCTGATCGACAACATCGCCGTCTGA